The DNA segment CACGGCCGAGGAGGAGCGCATCAACGGTCGTCTCTGGCAGAACGACCACAACCCCGAAGGGCTGCGCGGCCTGGTGGAGGGCAACCTCCGCTTCGTGGTGAAGGAAGCCCGCAAGTTCGAGGGCATGGGCCTCGATCTGCTGGACCTGATCAGCGAGGGGAACCTGGGCCTCATCGAAGCCGCCAAGCGCTTCGATCCCGAGCGCCAGAACAAGTTCCTGACCTACGCTTCCTGGTGGGTGCGGCAGGCCATCTTCCACGCCCTCGCCGAGCACGGGAACAAGATCCGCCTGCCGCAGAAGGTGGCGGGCCATCTCGTGCAGCTGAACCGCGTCACCCAGAAGCTGAGCCAGTCCCTGGGCCGCGCGCCCATGCTGCAGGAGATCGCGGACGCCGCGAACCTCACGGTCGAAGAGGTGGAGCGGCTGCAGCTGCTGCAGCAGACCACGTCGACGGTCTCCACCGAGCAGGGCCTGGGCGACTCCGACCT comes from the Geothrix sp. 21YS21S-4 genome and includes:
- a CDS encoding RNA polymerase sigma factor RpoD/SigA, translated to MPLRHLEERSLDKYFDSIRHLPLLTAEEERINGRLWQNDHNPEGLRGLVEGNLRFVVKEARKFEGMGLDLLDLISEGNLGLIEAAKRFDPERQNKFLTYASWWVRQAIFHALAEHGNKIRLPQKVAGHLVQLNRVTQKLSQSLGRAPMLQEIADAANLTVEEVERLQLLQQTTSTVSTEQGLGDSDLTVGDSLEQEVEPSAMRTLDQEAFLEQIEASLASLSEKERKIITLHFGLAGHEPLTLEQIGKQFDPPISRERVRQLEERAFSRIRERRREVLGGFLRGGDGP